From the genome of Campylobacter concisus:
GGATCAAGATGGCTGTGAACAAAAGTGTTCAATTAGGAAAAGCAAAAGACGAAGATATCGAAGATATCGATTTTGCTGCGATGTTAGAGGAGTCTTTTAAAAAGACTGAAGAAGATAGTGACGCAAAGATCGTCAGTATCAATGGCGATGAGGTTTTAATTGATGTTGGCAAGAAGTCAGAAGGCATTTTAAATGTTTCTGAGATCACTGATGCAAACGACAACCTGACGCATAAAGTTGGCGATACGATCAAAGTTGTAATAACTGGATCAAGAAATGGAAGACCTATAGTGTCGCACAAAAAAGCACTTAGAAAAGAGAAAGTTAAAGCTTTCATCGAAGCTTACGATCCTGAAAATTCTGGCGAAATCGACGTAAAAGTAGTTGGAAAAAATAAAGGTGGCTTTATGACTCAAGATGTAAATGGCGTGGAATTTTTCTTACCAAAAACTCACAGTGGCTTTAAAAACGCTGAAGGCATAGTTGGAAAATCATACAAAGTAAGAGTTATAAAAATTGATAAAGAAGAAAATAGCATCGTTGTCTCTAGAAAGAAAATTTTAGATGATGATCGCAAAAAACGTAAAGAAGCTCTATCAAGCATAGTAGAAAATGATAGCGTTATAGAGGGCACAGTTAAGAAAATCACAACTTATGGTATGTTTGTTGATGTTGGTGGAGTCGATGGACTCGTGCATTACAGCGAGATAAGCTATAAAGGTCCAGTAAATCCTAGCTCTTTATACAAAGAAGGCGATAAAGTTTTAGTTAAAGTTATCAGCTACGACAACGAAAAACGTCACCTATCTCTATCTATCAAGGCAGCTACTCCAGATCCTTGGGAAGAGATCATAAATGATGGGCTAGAAGTTGGTGATACTATCAAAGTTACAGTTAGTAATATTGAGCCTTATGG
Proteins encoded in this window:
- a CDS encoding 30S ribosomal protein S1: MAVNKSVQLGKAKDEDIEDIDFAAMLEESFKKTEEDSDAKIVSINGDEVLIDVGKKSEGILNVSEITDANDNLTHKVGDTIKVVITGSRNGRPIVSHKKALRKEKVKAFIEAYDPENSGEIDVKVVGKNKGGFMTQDVNGVEFFLPKTHSGFKNAEGIVGKSYKVRVIKIDKEENSIVVSRKKILDDDRKKRKEALSSIVENDSVIEGTVKKITTYGMFVDVGGVDGLVHYSEISYKGPVNPSSLYKEGDKVLVKVISYDNEKRHLSLSIKAATPDPWEEIINDGLEVGDTIKVTVSNIEPYGAFVDLGNDIEGFLHISEISWDKNIKNPKDHINEGQEIDVEVIEIDAKGHRLRVSLKNLLPKPFDEFKAKHKEGDVVKGVVTTITNFGAFVRVGCVEGLLHNEDASWDRNDKCKDMFKAGDELEVKIIKIDSAEQKISLSLKDLKQSPVQAFADKFNVGDIVKGTIRDIKDFGVFVELGNNVDALIRKEDLGSVDVSALKIGDEIEAAIAFIDEKKNRIRLSIRRLAKQKEREVLNEINDNDDKVTLGDIIKEQLL